One window of the Bacillota bacterium genome contains the following:
- a CDS encoding flagellar hook protein FlgE, producing MMRSMYAAVSGLRNHQTRMDVIGNNIANVNTIGFKKSRVTFKDAFSQVLRGASRPQGGLGGTNPMQVGMGMVLGSIDTIHSKGNAQSTGNMTDLAIDGEGFFILNSGTGSIYYSRAGAFRFDRAGNFTNPDGLKVQGWYLDEQGERIRSRTDNHKDPSAPPMDLALIHQLAPPKATENVVLSGNLHDGTESEEFSRSFTVYDQKGNGYDVQIEFTPSGTANVWSWTIPQDGNEDHPYPSIDGTIEFTEGGRLSQVSLNSTPSTDATVELQFVAPDGGTTKQAFDFSAITQYADPRGESVLKVQQDGYTYGDLEEIVVDDKGVISGSYSNGTSRPLLQVAIAAFTNPSGLIGRGNSLFTLSNNSGDPQINPPGMGLAGAVAPSSLEMSNVDLSEEFTDMIVTQRGFQANSRVITASDEMLQELVNMKR from the coding sequence ATGATGCGTTCCATGTACGCGGCCGTATCAGGCTTGCGTAATCACCAGACCCGTATGGATGTGATTGGCAACAACATTGCTAATGTTAATACCATCGGTTTTAAGAAAAGCCGAGTTACCTTTAAAGATGCTTTCAGCCAAGTGCTAAGGGGGGCTAGCCGACCTCAAGGCGGCCTCGGCGGCACTAACCCTATGCAGGTGGGCATGGGGATGGTACTGGGCTCCATCGATACCATTCACAGTAAAGGCAACGCCCAAAGCACCGGCAATATGACCGACTTGGCTATCGATGGCGAGGGGTTCTTTATCTTGAATTCAGGCACTGGTTCCATTTACTATAGCCGGGCGGGAGCCTTCCGCTTTGACCGGGCAGGGAACTTTACCAACCCTGACGGGCTCAAAGTGCAAGGGTGGTATTTAGACGAGCAGGGAGAGCGGATTAGGAGCCGCACCGACAATCACAAGGATCCGTCGGCACCGCCCATGGATCTGGCCCTGATTCACCAGCTGGCACCGCCGAAGGCCACGGAAAACGTAGTGTTGTCTGGCAACTTGCACGACGGCACAGAAAGCGAGGAATTCAGTCGTAGCTTCACCGTGTACGATCAAAAAGGGAACGGTTATGATGTGCAGATAGAGTTTACGCCATCTGGTACTGCCAATGTATGGAGCTGGACCATTCCACAGGATGGCAACGAAGACCACCCCTACCCGTCCATCGACGGTACCATTGAATTTACAGAAGGCGGAAGGCTAAGTCAGGTATCATTAAATAGTACACCATCAACAGATGCTACTGTAGAATTGCAGTTTGTTGCACCAGATGGCGGAACGACAAAACAAGCCTTTGACTTCTCCGCTATCACTCAGTACGCCGATCCTCGGGGCGAGTCGGTACTGAAGGTGCAGCAGGACGGCTACACCTACGGTGACTTGGAGGAAATTGTAGTGGACGACAAAGGCGTTATCTCCGGTAGCTACTCAAACGGCACCAGCCGTCCGCTTTTGCAGGTCGCCATTGCTGCGTTTACAAACCCCAGTGGGCTTATTGGTCGGGGGAACTCGTTATTCACTCTGTCCAACAACAGCGGCGATCCGCAGATAAACCCGCCAGGTATGGGCCTGGCCGGGGCGGTGGCGCCCAGTTCGCTGGAAATGTCCAATGTGGATTTATCGGAGGAATTTACCGATATGATTGTTACTCAGCGCGGTTTTCAGGCCAACTCCCGCGTTATAACAGCCTCGGATGAAATGCTGCAGGAATTAGTGAATATGAAACGGTAG